The following are from one region of the Amycolatopsis sp. QT-25 genome:
- a CDS encoding SDR family oxidoreductase, which yields MAKNSVNGKVVLITGAARGIGAGLAERLAAQGAKVALVGIEAKEQQAVADKIGPGAHAWEADVTSWDDLERATAGVVEHFGGIDIVIANAGIATSGFVRSVDPAAFEKVIEVDLLGVWRTFRVTLPHVIDRKGYLLAISSLAAITHAPGMANYAAAKAGVEAFCNSFRAEVAHLGVKVGVAHPTWIRTDLVESADQHPVFGKLRAGMPGLLGKTYPLSVALDHLQAGVTKRARTVHVPRWVGGLKLIRAFLPPIIEIGAKGRIKKADAAALMDIEERGAYESSITGQAGRAATAPNLKG from the coding sequence GTGGCCAAGAACAGCGTGAACGGCAAGGTCGTCCTGATCACCGGCGCCGCCAGGGGCATCGGCGCGGGGCTCGCCGAACGCCTGGCCGCGCAGGGCGCGAAGGTGGCCCTGGTCGGCATCGAAGCCAAGGAGCAGCAGGCGGTCGCCGACAAGATCGGCCCCGGCGCGCACGCCTGGGAAGCCGACGTCACCAGCTGGGACGACCTCGAGCGGGCCACCGCCGGTGTCGTCGAGCACTTCGGCGGCATCGACATCGTCATCGCCAACGCCGGCATCGCGACCTCCGGCTTCGTCCGGTCGGTGGATCCGGCGGCCTTCGAGAAGGTCATCGAGGTCGACCTCCTGGGTGTCTGGCGCACCTTCCGCGTCACCCTTCCGCACGTCATCGACCGCAAGGGTTACCTGCTCGCGATCTCCTCGCTGGCCGCGATCACCCACGCGCCCGGCATGGCCAACTACGCCGCGGCGAAAGCGGGCGTCGAGGCGTTCTGCAACAGCTTCCGCGCCGAAGTCGCGCACCTCGGCGTGAAGGTCGGCGTCGCGCATCCGACCTGGATCCGCACCGACCTCGTCGAAAGCGCCGACCAGCACCCGGTCTTCGGCAAGCTCCGCGCCGGCATGCCCGGTCTGCTGGGCAAGACCTACCCGCTGTCCGTCGCGCTCGACCATCTCCAGGCCGGCGTCACCAAACGCGCCCGCACCGTGCATGTGCCCCGCTGGGTCGGCGGGCTCAAGCTGATCCGCGCGTTCCTGCCGCCGATCATCGAGATCGGCGCGAAGGGCCGGATCAAGAAGGCCGACGCCGCCGCGCTCATGGACATCGAGGAGCGCGGCGCGTACGAATCTTCGATAACCGGCCAAGCAGGCCGGGCGGCTACAGCGCCGAACCTGAAGGGCTGA
- the fbaA gene encoding class II fructose-bisphosphate aldolase: protein MPIATPEVYAEMLDRAKANEFAYPAINVTSSETLNAAIRGFAEAESDGIIQFSTGGAEFASGQKVKDMVTGSVALAEFAQVVAAKYDVNVALHTDHCPKDKLDGFVRPLIEISAERVKNGQHPLFQSHMWDGSAIDLDENLEIAQELLAKAAAANIVLEVEIGVVGGEEDGVEAEINEKLYTAEGDFLKTIDALGSGENGRYLLAATFGNVHGVYKPGNVKLRPDVLKGGQEAASKKLGLPAGSKPFELVFHGGSGSLPEEIREAVSYGVVKMNVDTDTQYAFTRPIADHFFKNYDGVLKIDGEVGNKKVYDPRSYLKAAEAGMAARIVEAAQSLGSAGKKL, encoded by the coding sequence ATGCCCATCGCCACCCCCGAGGTCTACGCGGAGATGCTCGACCGGGCGAAGGCGAACGAATTCGCCTACCCGGCCATCAACGTGACCTCGTCGGAGACCCTGAACGCCGCCATCCGCGGGTTCGCCGAGGCGGAGAGCGACGGGATCATCCAGTTCTCCACCGGCGGCGCGGAGTTCGCGTCCGGCCAGAAGGTCAAGGACATGGTGACCGGTTCGGTCGCGCTCGCCGAGTTCGCCCAGGTCGTCGCCGCCAAGTACGACGTGAACGTCGCGCTGCACACCGACCACTGCCCCAAGGACAAGCTCGACGGCTTCGTCCGCCCGCTGATCGAGATCTCGGCGGAGCGCGTCAAGAACGGTCAGCACCCGCTGTTCCAGAGCCACATGTGGGACGGCTCCGCGATCGACCTCGACGAGAACCTCGAGATCGCGCAGGAACTGCTCGCCAAGGCCGCGGCCGCGAACATCGTCCTCGAGGTCGAGATCGGTGTCGTCGGCGGCGAGGAAGACGGCGTCGAGGCCGAGATCAACGAGAAGCTGTACACCGCCGAGGGCGACTTCCTGAAGACGATCGACGCGCTCGGCTCCGGCGAGAACGGCCGCTACCTGCTGGCCGCGACCTTCGGCAACGTGCACGGCGTCTACAAGCCCGGCAACGTGAAGCTGCGCCCGGACGTGCTCAAGGGCGGCCAGGAGGCGGCGTCGAAGAAGCTCGGCCTCCCGGCCGGTTCGAAGCCGTTCGAGCTGGTCTTCCACGGCGGTTCCGGCTCGCTGCCGGAGGAGATCCGCGAGGCGGTGTCCTACGGCGTCGTGAAGATGAACGTCGACACCGACACGCAGTACGCCTTCACCCGTCCCATCGCGGACCACTTCTTCAAGAACTACGACGGCGTCCTGAAGATCGACGGCGAGGTCGGCAACAAGAAGGTCTACGACCCGCGTAGCTACCTGAAGGCCGCCGAGGCCGGCATGGCCGCGCGCATCGTCGAGGCCGCTCAGTCGCTGGGGTCGGCGGGCAAGAAGCTCTGA
- a CDS encoding LLM class F420-dependent oxidoreductase encodes MGIELGRIGIWQIEGVLTPELAREVEELGYGAIWIGGSPSGDLAKAEELLDATKTIKVATGIVNIWQDDAATVAESYKRIAAKHPDRFLLGIGAGHREQTAEFKKPYTALVEYLDALDAAGVPVEGRALAALGPKVIELAGDRTTGAHPYLTTPEHTRQARGLLGEGPLLAPEQKVVLETDPAKAREIGRGSVKFYLGLVNYTNSLRKLGFTDEDLTGEGSDKLVDALAVHGDAETVARGVTAHIEAGADHVTIQVLNQDPLPVYRALAGVLL; translated from the coding sequence ATGGGAATCGAACTCGGCAGGATCGGCATCTGGCAGATCGAGGGCGTGCTCACCCCTGAGCTCGCGCGTGAGGTGGAGGAACTCGGCTACGGCGCCATCTGGATCGGCGGCTCGCCGTCGGGTGACCTCGCGAAGGCGGAGGAACTGCTCGACGCGACGAAGACGATCAAGGTGGCCACCGGCATCGTCAACATCTGGCAGGACGACGCGGCCACGGTCGCCGAGTCGTACAAGCGCATCGCCGCGAAGCACCCGGACCGGTTCTTGCTCGGTATCGGCGCCGGGCACCGGGAGCAGACCGCGGAGTTCAAGAAGCCGTACACCGCGCTGGTCGAGTACCTCGACGCGCTCGACGCCGCCGGAGTGCCCGTCGAAGGCCGCGCGCTGGCCGCCCTCGGCCCGAAGGTGATCGAACTCGCAGGGGACCGCACAACGGGAGCCCACCCGTACCTGACGACCCCCGAGCACACCCGCCAGGCGCGCGGGCTCCTCGGGGAAGGACCGCTGCTCGCCCCCGAGCAGAAGGTCGTCCTGGAGACCGATCCGGCGAAGGCCCGCGAGATCGGACGAGGCTCCGTCAAGTTCTACCTCGGCCTCGTCAACTACACGAACTCCCTGCGGAAACTCGGCTTCACCGACGAGGACCTGACGGGTGAGGGCAGCGACAAGCTGGTCGACGCGCTGGCCGTGCACGGCGACGCCGAGACGGTCGCCCGCGGCGTCACCGCGCATATCGAAGCCGGGGCGGACCACGTCACCATCCAGGTACTGAACCAAGACCCCCTGCCGGTCTACCGGGCGCTCGCCGGCGTCCTCCTCTGA
- a CDS encoding pyridoxamine 5'-phosphate oxidase family protein: MSRRDQIRMTPDELTAYLDEQKVVNVATIGPNGRPHLAPLWYYPHESGIATWTYGSSQKAKNLERDPRATVLIEDGEGYDKLRGISFEADVEVVTDTAAVTRMGIELMQRYAGAPPETRIPAEGASDQPGDPVPDELAGFIGKQAPKRIGLIFRPTKITSWDHTKLGGTY; the protein is encoded by the coding sequence ATGTCCCGTCGCGACCAGATCCGCATGACGCCCGACGAGCTCACCGCGTACCTCGACGAGCAGAAGGTCGTCAACGTCGCGACGATCGGCCCGAACGGCCGCCCGCATCTGGCGCCACTCTGGTACTACCCACACGAGTCGGGCATCGCGACCTGGACTTATGGCTCTTCCCAGAAGGCGAAGAACCTGGAGCGCGACCCGCGCGCCACGGTGCTCATCGAGGACGGCGAAGGCTACGACAAGCTCCGCGGAATTTCCTTCGAAGCCGACGTCGAGGTCGTCACCGATACGGCCGCGGTCACTCGGATGGGTATCGAGCTCATGCAACGGTACGCGGGCGCACCGCCCGAAACACGCATTCCCGCTGAGGGTGCATCAGACCAGCCGGGCGACCCCGTCCCGGACGAGCTCGCGGGCTTCATCGGCAAGCAGGCCCCGAAGCGGATCGGGTTGATTTTCCGCCCGACGAAGATCACGAGCTGGGATCACACGAAGCTCGGCGGGACATACTGA
- a CDS encoding aldo/keto reductase — MAKLGNTDLDVRGINLGGNVFGWTADQEQSFAVLDAYTAAGGNFIDTADLYSRGGSETIIGDWLARRGRRDDVVIATKTGMWDERKGLSAANIAAAAEDSLRRLRIDHIDLYYAHIDDPETPIEETLRAFDALVRAGKVRYVAASNYSAERLGEALSISDREGLAKYVALQPHYNLVERDYEQDLAPTVERENLTTLPYFSLAKGFLAGKYRSKDDLGDSPRAARASSYLDERGERVLLALDEIAASRGVSVAAVSLAWLFAQPTVTAPIASARSVEQLTDLLPAVDLDLTPAEVDALTAASR; from the coding sequence ATGGCGAAACTCGGCAACACCGACCTCGACGTCCGGGGGATCAACCTGGGCGGGAACGTCTTCGGCTGGACCGCGGACCAGGAGCAGTCCTTCGCCGTCCTCGACGCCTACACGGCGGCGGGCGGCAACTTCATCGACACCGCCGACCTGTACTCCCGGGGCGGCTCCGAGACGATCATCGGTGACTGGCTGGCCCGGCGCGGCCGCCGTGACGACGTCGTCATCGCGACCAAGACCGGCATGTGGGACGAGCGGAAGGGGCTGTCGGCGGCGAACATCGCGGCGGCGGCCGAAGACTCGCTGCGCCGGCTCCGTATCGATCACATCGACCTCTACTACGCGCACATCGACGATCCGGAGACCCCGATCGAGGAGACGCTGCGAGCCTTCGACGCGCTCGTGCGCGCGGGCAAGGTGCGCTACGTCGCGGCGTCGAACTACTCCGCCGAACGGCTGGGCGAAGCACTGTCCATTTCGGACCGTGAGGGGCTGGCGAAGTACGTCGCGCTGCAACCGCACTACAACCTCGTCGAGCGGGACTACGAGCAGGACCTGGCGCCGACGGTCGAACGCGAGAACCTGACCACCCTGCCGTATTTCTCGCTGGCAAAAGGTTTCCTCGCCGGAAAGTACCGATCGAAGGACGACCTCGGCGACAGCCCGCGCGCTGCCCGCGCTTCGTCCTATTTGGACGAACGAGGCGAGCGGGTGCTCTTGGCGCTCGACGAAATCGCGGCCTCCCGCGGCGTCTCGGTCGCGGCCGTCTCGCTCGCATGGCTGTTCGCTCAGCCGACCGTCACCGCGCCCATCGCGAGCGCCCGCTCGGTCGAGCAGCTGACCGACCTCCTGCCCGCCGTCGACCTGGACCTCACCCCTGCCGAGGTCGACGCCCTCACCGCCGCGTCGCGCTGA